The following proteins come from a genomic window of Metarhizium brunneum chromosome 2, complete sequence:
- the het-6_4 gene encoding Heterokaryon incompatibility protein 6, OR allele gives MSKDIPPQLSASLRIVELEDQVKGLMETVIQFHEMYGLEAINIPKPNKYVKEGGYTVTELQQRYAHRPAPSATPATTTATQGTTVLSEPPKPKPKPEAAKESKSSVTVADVPSLPQYAYAPLNAAASEIRLLALDTTGRPDDPIICRLIIASLDDAAECPPMFKSAPIECFTPLSYCWGTSSFTEHIVVDGHSFSVTPSLYNALQHFRKAVPPPEDPFKRFQGDKAESYWWIDAICVNQNDVTERSSQVGLMTRLYKAAHMVHVWLGDEGDNSTQAMRLIRDLAYIPETPEDIESWNYIPKKAGQTHRPDGPGRPMAKLPVHETTFVSEQEKLDNYAAIIRFYQRPWFSRVWIRQEIALPSDVIFHCGGETCNWKDVMRVADILTYLADEYHMPALQHDGLRDTHSFGSCFRKALGLYELREEISRRGGSYGELQVLALKWRDCLATDPRDKVFAMLPLTNPDETDVRADYAKDKQKLYRDTTLSLLRKNLDYLSGCQNPTRSNGLPSWVPDLEVPSRPLLTETNYGHDKSLVNHWGNPPEDVAKFEHVPSEARLDIHGVIFDEVQVINEDDYIEAESSNKDVRTISERWREFHESHRDALFEEWEEQGNWEARDECLRMFDVPFNDSEWQFHILGNTDGDTYREGGDRDGVHFKRWDDDNVDHDPTLKRVKRLLPSDGTPFSDVLGREDEYFANLRPLAIGRRMFFSSRGALGLIPIEAITGDKVCFFDGCGCPFVIRRAGNETWVIVGQAYYFGRIVLYEASKKPKKAIIRIV, from the exons ATGTCAAAAGATATACCCCCACAACTGAGCGCGAGTCTGCGCATCGTCGAGCTCGAAGACCAAGTTAAAGGTCTCATGGAGACGGTGATTCAATTTCACGAAATGTACGGGCTTGAGGCAATAAATATTCCCAAGCCCAACAAGTATGTCAAAGAAGGGGGATATACAGTCACCGAGCTGCAGCAGCGATATGCGCATCGACCGGCACCCTCGGCCACACCAGCAacgacaacagcaacacaAGGAACTACAGTTCTGTCGGAACCACCAAAACCGAAACCGAAACCGGAAGCGGCCAAGGAATCGAAATCATCGGTCACCGTAGCAGATgtgccaagtttgccacAGTACGCTTACGCACCTTTGAACGCGGCGGCTTCTGAGATTCGACTGTTGGCTTTGGACACGACTGGCCGTCCGGATGATCCCATAATCTGCAGGCTTATAATCGCCAGCTtagacgacgccgccgagtGCCCCCCAATGTTCAAATCGGCGCCAATTGAGTGCTTTACCCCGTTGTCGTACTGCTGGGGAACGTCGTCTTTCACGGAACACATCGTTGTGGATGGACATTCGTTTTCTGTTACGCCTTCTTTGTACAATGCCCTGCAACACTTTCGCAAGGCCGTTCCACCACCTGAGGATCCCTTCAAGAGATTCCAGGGGGACAAGGCTGAATCGTACTGGTGGATTGATGCCATTTGCGTCAACCAAAATGATGTGACCGAAAGAAGCAGTCAAGTTGGTCTTATGACTCGTCTCTACAAGGCTGCCCACATGGTACATGTGTGGCTTGGAGACGAGGGTGATAATAGCACGCAGGCCATGAGGCTCATAAGGGACTTGGCTTATATTCCAGAAACGCCGGAAGACATTGAGTCTTGGAACTACATACCAAAGAAAGCGGGACAGACTCACCGACCGGATGGACCTGGCCGGCCCATGGCGAAGCTGCCAGTTCATGAGACCACTTTTGTGTCAGAACAAGAGAAACTGGACAATTATGCAGCGATTATTAGATTCTACCAACGCCCGTGGTTTTCCCGAGTTTGGATCCGACAGGAAATAGCACTTCCCAGCGACGTCATATTCCATTGCGGTGGCGAGACGTGTAATTGGAAGGATGTGATGCGGGTTGCCGATATACTAACGTACTTGGCTGACGAGTACCATATGCCGGCTCTACAGCATGATGGACTAAGGGATACTCACTCGTTCGGTTCTTGCTTTCGCAAGGCTCTTGGATTGTATGAGCTCCGCGAGGAGATAAGTCGGCGCGGAGGCTCATATGGAGAGCTACAAGTGCTGGCGCTGAAATGGAGAGATTGCCTGGCCACCGACCCAAGAGACAAGGTATTCGCCATGTTGCCGCTTACGAATCCTGATGAAACCGATGTGCGGGCAGACTATGCCAAGGACAAACAGAAATTGTATAGAGACACAACCTTGAGTCTTCTGAGGAAGAATCTGGATTATCTTTCGGGCTGTCAGAATCCCACTCGATCGAACGGTTTGCCGTCGTGGGTTCCTGACTTGGAGGTACCTTCAAGGCCTCTATTGACAGAGACGAATTATGGCCATGATAAGAGTCTCGTGAACCACTGGGGGAACCCGCCAGAAGATGTGGCAAAATTTGAACATGTCCCTAGTGAGGCTCGACTCGATATTCATGGTGTCATATTTGATGAAGTCCAAGTCATCAACGAGGACGACTACATTGAAGCCGAGTCGTCCAATAAGGATGTACGCACTATATCAGAGCGATGGCGGGAATTCCATGAGTCTCACCGAGACGCCCTATTCGAAGAGTGGGAGGAACAAGGAAACTGGGAAGCAAGAGACGAGTGCTTAAGAATGTTTGATGTTCCCTTCAATGACAGCGAATGGCAATTTCATATTTTGGGAAATACCGATGGGGACACATATCGAGAGGGCGGTGACCGGGATGGCGTGCATTTCAAGCGGTGGGACGACGATAATGTAGACCATGATCCTACTTTGAAGAGGGTCAAGAGGCTTCTGCCATCGGATGGCACTCCCTTTTCTGATGTTCTGGGCCGAGAGGATGAATACTTTGCAAATCTACGACCGCTGGCCATTGGCCGCAGAATGTTTTTCTCATCGAGGGGAGCCCTTGGACTGATTCCGATTGAGGCCATAACGGGAGATAAGGTCTGCTTCTTTGACGGGTGCGGTTGTCCTTTTGTGATCCGAAGGGCTGGAAACGAAACCTGGGTGATTGTTGGACAAGCTT ATTACTTTGGAAGAATTGTGTTATATGAGGCGAGCAAGAAACCGAAGAAGGCGATAATTCGAATCGTCTAG
- the TRYP_5 gene encoding Trypsin: protein MERISSSDIKDILSFYSFYSFYSFYHLCHHFYFYSVYTHPTNVHHTLQQPSTQHPHLSIMKLSIVTTILATSGLATATATHHSKRTIGGTNATMDQFPYQVSVQRRVQTFDCQFGVHTCGGIIIARNKILTAAHCTMSDEDDDEFAGSQFQFQVRAGSRDWAHGGQLVSVNNITVHPSYKPGGNQVDDIAVLTLKSNLTLGGKVAVADLAGAEDPMPAAGTEVVVAGWGQTRGGKGPPSRWLRSLRTKVALRWICQFRYLRHGGIGSRTFCAGDWNEFEHTWASDSGGALFDVQTKKVVGIVSYGPESPKSGYPTVFTSIAGYREFLAQVAYV from the coding sequence ATGGAGAGGATTTCCTCGTCTGATATCAAAGACATCTTGTCGTTCTACTCGTTCTACTCGTTCTACTCGTTCTACCACTTGTGCCACCACTTCTACTTCTACTCGGTTTATACTCATCCTACTAATGTGCACCATACTCTCCAACAACCCTCAACCCAGCACCCTCATCTCTCCATCATGAAGTTGTCCATCGTGACAACCATCTTGGCAACCAGCGGCctcgccacggccacggccacgcaCCACTCAAAGAGAACCATCGGCGGCACCAACGCCACCATGGACCAATTCCCATACCAAGTGTCGGTCCAGCGCCGGGTCCAGACCTTCGACTGCCAGTTCGGCGTCCACACGtgcggcggcatcatcatcgcccgGAACAAGATCCTCACCGCCGCGCACTGCACCATGagcgacgaagacgacgacgaattTGCCGGCTCCCAGTTCCAGTTCCAGGTCCGCGCCGGCAGCCGCGACTGggcccacggcggccagctcgtcaGCGTGAACAACATCACGGTCCACCCGAGCTACAAGCCCGGCGGGAACCAAGTCGACGACATCGCCGTGCTCACTCTAAAAAGCAACCTCACCCTCGGGGGCAAGGTCGCCGTCGCGGACCTGGCCGGTGCCGAGGACCCTATGCCCGCGGCGGGTaccgaggtcgtcgtcgccggctgGGGGCAAACGCGCGGCGGCAAGGGGCCGCCGTCCCGCTGGCTGCGGTCCCTGAGGACAAAGGTCGCGCTCAGGTGGATATGCCAGTTTCGGTATTTGCGGCATGGGGGCATCGGGAGCAGGACCTTTTGCGCTGGGGATTGGAACGAGTTCGAGCATACGTGGGCCAGTGATAGCGGCGGCGCCTTGTTTGATGTTCAGACGAAGAAGGTCGTTGGTATTGTGTCGTATGGTCCTGAGTCCCCGAAGAGCGGGTATCCTACTGTCTTTACCAGCATTGCTGGCTATCGAGAGTTTCTCGCTCAGGTTGCTTATGTGTAG
- the EPD1 gene encoding Protein EPD1 yields the protein MFGLGAFVAALDPVEAYGNKFFTRNGTQFFVKGVAYQLVPDDPLIDTEQCKRDFSLMKELGVNTIRVYHVDAKAKHDGCMRALDDAGIYLLVDMDTFGTYIESKDLYWNSTQYERYSQVMDAFHSYDNVLGFFVGNENIATKDDSPAAPFLKAAARDMKVYRDNKGYRNIPIGYSAADIVQLRPMLQDYLTCGGNSSEIVDFFALNSYSWCDPSTFEASSYDKLQEYAKNFPVPIFFSETGCNVPGPRKWDDQDAIFAKPMVDDWSGAIIYEWIEEQNHYGLISYGPKGDASQPGENVFDGFTRKGTPTPISPDFDNLKTKWASMQPTGVVKNDYDPKQVSTRPCPTSTADGWWQVNGNVELPTLGETLTGTFTSQASTTASPSEKPKPSNSGNRGQGGGNSGGSGSGSGSGSDNDGDGDRNGSGGGKKDEDNAASPDRHLAAAGASIAAAVLVLALAL from the exons ATGTTCGGCCTGGGTGCGTTTGTTGCTGCTCTCGATCCTGTTGAGGCTTACGGAAACAAGTTTTTCACCAGAAATGGAACACAATTCTTTGTCAAAG GTGTTGCTTACCAACTTGTGCCTGATGATCCGCTCATAGACACGGAACAATGCAAACGGGACTTTTCTCTCATGAAAGAACTGGGTGTCAACACGATCCGAGTTTACCATGTAGATGCCAAGGCTAAGCATGATGGCTGCATGAGGGCATTGGATGACGCTGGAATCTATCTCTTGGTTGATATGGATACATTTGGCACATACATTGAGTCC AAGGATCTTTACTGGAACTCCACTCAGTATGAAAGGTATTCACAAGTGATGGACGCCTTCCATAGCTACGACAATGTTCTAGGCTTCTTTGTTGGCAACGAAAATATTGCGACGAAGGACGAttctccagcagctccatTCCTCAAGGCCGCTGCTCGTGATATGAAGGTCTATCGAGACAACAAGGGCTATCGCAATATCCCTATCGGCTACTCAGCCGCGGATATTGTGCAACTTCGTCCAATGCTGCAAGACTATCTCACCTGCGGAGGAAATTCATCTGAGATTGTCGATTTCTTCGCTCTCAACTCCTATTCTTGGTGCGACCCCAGCACATTCGAAGCGTCTAGCTACGACAAGCTACAAGAATACGCCAAGAATTTCCCCGTTCCAATCTTTTTTAGTGAAACAGGTTGCAATGTTCCCGGCCCCCGAAAGTGGGATGATCAGGatgccatctttgccaagCCCATGGTTGATGACTGGAGCGGTGCCATCATTTACGAGTGGATTGAGGAACAAAACCACTACGGCCTCATTTCATACGGACCCAAGGGCGATGCTTCCCAGCCAGGCGAGAACGTTTTTGACGGCTTCACTCGCAAAGGCACTCCGACCCCAATCAGTCCTGATTTTGACAATCTCAAGACTAAATGGGCGAGTATGCAGCCTACTGGTGTGGTGAAAAATGACTACGATCCCAAACAAGTGTCGACTCGACCTTGCCCAACTTCAACCGCAGACGGATGGTGGCAGGTGAATGGAAACGTAGAGCTGCCAACGCTCGGCGAGACCTTGACTGGCACGTTTACAAGCCAAGCCAGTACCACCGCAAGCCCATCAGAGAAGCCGAAACCCAGCAACAGTGGCAACCGTGGCCAGGGTGGTGGCAATAGCGGTGGCAGTGGGAGTGGCAGTGGGAGTGGCAGTGATAATGACGGTGATGGTGACAGAAATGGTAGTGGTGGTGgcaagaaggacgaggacaaTGCTGCTTCTCCTGACAGACACCTCGCTGCCGCTGGAGCTAGCATTGCGGCCGCCGTGCTGGTCCTCGCGCTCGCATTGTAA
- the trf1 gene encoding Telomeric DNA-binding factor trf1, translating into MAESALAEASAFSMATGIKQEHEPTGLEGLDFALPPELSSKRPFEEDIGATTETPEAKRAKTETETEEASLEDGLALLVQNALSNVGDLVDQFTSGHETAPEQPASDPMEVDTTIPLPEPPAVRATFVSDPRKFIRDTNVHALGNLALSLLLVLVQSPFEDTIKLVRGSDSQHEKTFRGLKCSFEHVHEMYSPGPVLSANELEFRDPDSQHFIELANLAQLGLRLVDGTPKALSEADENFLAMFQCQLSELPPGMTELYLGIKTQRAIEFLVEKEPEKPSEEVIGEVLTHGLEHTLKEQHGGGELTSADQNFVSSVQTRKETLQGEVKEESEPAALREKHPAEDLLRSFLEYTAGRLKSLTDIGNKLGITIEISDSEPPPEPIPDATGDADMDLDDLSSFFEKTASGLVQNALAGLKDEPTTTDPAEGGEEAAAQTASTENKSEAASAQTNGKIDLMTDYKELEALVAESTSNYVKTTLHGLSPIPYQPTVPTSTTDSMAAQPPYQAQVQHHQVQPPYYTYTQPPPEPQLPPLPGENLPPNQTFPSSILYDKARQAALSKSSAHTRREGLHSTRRPWTQEEEKALMAGLDMVKGPHWSQILTLFGQNGTISDILKDRTQVQLKDKARNLKLFFLKTNSEMPYYLQAVTGELKTRAPTQAARKEAEERARLNSEEDQAKLQGIMALAGGLQHPPQGRTPASPVNAVGSGVVTPAQAAQAASSAQHHAGHQANAAGQGAQATSVPRPTATPASQTRPGGQANTQPSSHSVAQANGRSQAQLPPQVPRPQGQPQHHQQGHQPQPQQTQPAEQAEQAQQAQQPTRTPAMPQPTPNTQAQAQPQPAAAQQHHAATTQPATTSIPTSTPLAAAPPQPITSPARAHSPQVSPPAAQPVPQTQPAPTPSPAPQQHPGPPPEAPKPDSPTQQEQDDNAAEAALLEGLQAVVAQSLTS; encoded by the exons atggccgagtCAGCGTTAGCCGAGGCCAGCGCTTTCTCCATGGCGACAG GTATCAAGCAAGAACACGAACCGACTGGTCTAGAGGGCCTTGACTTCGCCTTGCCGCCAGAACTCTCCTCAAAACGACCCTTCGAGGAGGACATCGGCGCCACTACCGAAACACCAGAGGCCAAACGAGCAAAGACGGAGACCGAAACCGAAGAAGCTTCACTCGAAGATGGACTCGCACTATTAGTACAAAATGCGCTGTCAAATGTTGGCGACCTGGTTGACCAATTCACGAGCGGACATGAGACAGCCCCAGAACAGCCCGCATCAGATCCCATGGAGGTTGACACGACAATACCGCTGCCTGAACCTCCTGCTGTCCGGGCGACGTTTGTATCGGACCCCCGAAAGTTCATTCGCGACACCAATGTCCATGCGCTAGGGAACCTT GCCTTGTCGCTCCTACTTGTTCTCGTACAATCACCCTTTGAGGATACAATCAAACTGGTTCGGGGATCCGATTCACAGCATGAGAAGACATTTCGCGGGCTCAAGTGTTCTTTTGAGCATGTTCACGAAATGTATTCGCCTGGACCAGTGTTATCAGCCAACGAACTCGAATTTCGAGACCCCGACTCCCAACATTTTATCGAACTGGCGAACCTTGCGCAACTGGGATTGCGGCTAGTTGATGGAACTCCCAAAGCTCTCTCTGAAGCTGACGAAAACTTTCTCGCCATGTTCCAGTGCCAGCTGTCCGAACTGCCACCTGGAATGACGGAACTGTATTTGGGTATCAAAACGCAAAGAGCAATAGAGTTCCTCGTTGAGAAGGAGCCAGAAAAGCCGTCGGAGGAAGTTATTGGAGAGGTTTTGACCCACGGACTTGAGCATACCCTGAAGGAGCAGCATGGCGGAGGAGAGTTGACCTCTGCTGATCAGAACTTTGTGTCTTCAGTACAAACAAGGAAAGAAACGCTTCAAGGGGAGGTAAAGGAAGAGTCGGAGCCAG CGGCGTTGAGAGAGAAACACCCTGCCGAGGACCTGTTACGGAGCTTTTTGGAATACACCGCCGGCCGCCTCAAGTCGCTCACAGACATAGGCAATAAGTTGGGAATCACGATAGAGATCAGCGACAGCGAGCCGCCACCGGAACCGATTCCGGACGCCACAGGAGATGCTGATATGGACTTGGACGACTTGTCATCGTTCTTTGAAAAGACGGcttctggccttgtccagaatgCCCTGGCGGGATTGAAAGACGAGCCAACTACAACAGATCCGGCagagggaggagaagaagctgcagccCAGACTGCAAGCACGGAGAACAAGTCAGAAGCCGCCTCGGCACAGACCAACGGCAAGATTGATCTCATGACGGACTACAAAGAACTCGAGGCTCTCGTTGCAGAAAGCACTTCCAACTACGTCAAGACTACGCTTCACGGACTCTCACCAATTCCCTACCAACCTACCGTTCCCACTAGTACCA CTGACAGCATGGCTGCTCAACCACCTTATCAGGCACAAgtacaacatcatcaagTACAACCTCCATATTACACCTACACTCAGCCACCCCCCGAGCCGCAGCTGCCTCCATTGCCTGGTGAGAACCTGCCGCCGAACCAGACGTTCCCTAGTTCCATACTATATGACAAGGCTCGCCAGGCGGCTCTCTCAAAGTCGTCTGCGCACACTCGAAGAGAAGGACTCCATTCAACGCGTCGGCCTTGgacccaagaagaagaaaaggcacTCATGGCTGGCTTGGACATGGTTAAGGGACCCCATTGGAGCCAGATCCTGACGCTGTTTGGCCAAAACGGCACCATATCAGATATACTCAAAGATAGAACGCAGGTGCAGCTGAAGGATAAGGCAAGAAATCTCAAGCTCTTCTTCCTGAAAACTAATTCTGAAATGCCCTACTATCTACAAGCCGTTACGGGTGAACTCAAGACGCGGGCGCCAACCCAAGCTGCGAGaaaggaagccgaggagaGGGCCAGGCTCAACTCTGAAGAAGACCAAGCAAAGCTTCAGGGGATCATGGCTCTGGCAGGCGGTCTACAACACCCGCCGCAAGGTCGAACACCGGCCAGCCCTGTCAATGCTGTTGGATCTGGAGTTGTGACACCGGCACAGGCAGCTCAAGCAGCTTCGTCCGCACAACATCATGCCGGGCATCAAGCCAATGCGGCTGGCCAAGGGGCCCAAGCGACGTCAGTGCCaaggccgacggcgacgccgGCTTCTCAAACTCGTCCAGGTGGCCAGGCGAACACGCAGCCATCGTCACACTCTGTTGCTCAAGCCAACGGCCGATCCCAGGCACAACTGCCGCCTCAAGTTCCCAGACCACAGGGGCAACCACAACACCATCAGCAGGGGCATCAacctcagcctcagcagaCACAGCCAGCAGAACAAGCAGAGCAAGCACAGCAAGCACAGCAACCGACACGAACACCCGCCATGCCgcagccaacaccaaacacacaagcacaagcacaacCGCAGCCGGCTGCCGCCCAGCAGCATCATGCTGCCACAACACAGCCCGCGACAACCTCTATCCCGACAAGTACGCCTCTGGCTGCCGCTCCTCCTCAACCCATAACCTCGCCTGCACGTGCCCATTCACCGCAAGTATCTCCACCAGCTGCTCAACCTGTACCGCAAACCCAGCCTGCCCCGACTCCCTCACCAGCACCTCAACAACACCCGGGCCCGCCCCCGGAAGCCCCAAAACCCGACTCCCCAAcacaacaagaacaagacgacAACGCAGCGGAAGCAGCTCTCCTTGAAGGTCTGCAAGCTGTTGTGGCACAAAGCCTAACATCATGA
- the RRG9 gene encoding Required for respiratory growth protein 9 has product MKCPCRAAPWRIFLQSLAQVHNFPVSTSTARPWRPAPVPRPVSSQRRGLAASSYWRRETTRSAVAAENAVDKRENVTGTAAETKPLRKNRARDKKTENEAPSAKEFQTRTIEKSSPPSPPPKRRANKAKPHDQSPDLNIAQPKTPEWQSQKAALKEKFPQGWKPRKRLSPDALAGIRALNAQFPDTYTTRALADKFEVSVESIRRILKSKWTPSVAEEQERQERWFRRGMQVWERKAAVGMKPPRKWRREGIVRDSWWHERRKEAARREREWEEEEKEAERARRNYGARSVGGEDEGRGEAGSGRW; this is encoded by the coding sequence ATGAAATGTCCATGCCGCGCAGCGCCTTGGAGGATATTTTTGCAGAGCTTGGCGCAAGTCCACAACTTTCCGGTCTCGACCAGCACAGCTCGACCGTGGCGTCCTGCGCCGGTGCCCCGGCCTGTTTCGAGTCAACGTCGTGGACTTGCCGCTTCATCCTACTGGAGACGAGAAACTACTCGGTCGGCCGTTGCAGCGGAAAATGCGGTTGACAAGAGGGAGAATGTGACGGGCACGGCGGCTGAGACAAAGCCTCTACGAAAGAACCGAGCAagggacaagaagacggagaATGAAGCTCCATCTGCAAAGGAATTCCAAACACGAACAATCGAGAAATCTTCGCCTCCGTCACCGCCACCGAAACGCAGGGCCAACAAAGCCAAGCCTCACGACCAATCGCCCGACCTGAATATTGCCCAGCCGAAGACCCCCGAGTGGCAGAGCCAAAAGGCAGCCCTCAAGGAGAAATTCCCCCAGGGCTGGAAGCCCCGGAAACGCTTGTCTCCTGATGCTCTGGCGGGCATACGGGCACTCAACGCGCAGTTCCCGGATACTTATACGACGCGGGCGCTGGCGGACAAGTTTGAGGTGTCGGTGGAGTCGATTCGGCGGATTCTCAAGAGCAAGTGGACACCGTCGGTGGCGGAAGAGCAGGAGCGGCAGGAGAGGTGGTTCAGGAGAGGGATGCAGGTGTGGGAGCGCAAGGCGGCGGTTGGGATGAAGCCGCCGCGGAAGTGGAGGAGAGAGGGGATTGTGCGGGATAGTTGGTGGCATGAGAGGAGgaaggaggcggcgaggcgggAGAGAGAatgggaggaggaggagaaggaggctgAGAGGGCAAGGAGAAATTACGGTGCGAGGAGTGTTGGtggtgaggatgagggtCGGGGCGAAGCCGGCAGTGGGAGGTGGTAG